A window from Aquabacterium sp. NJ1 encodes these proteins:
- the thiL gene encoding thiamine-phosphate kinase has protein sequence MGEFDLIETFFQRPRGVGPHRSVIGNGDDCAVIAPAAGMQLAVSTDTLVEGRHFLSTVSPARLGHKALAVNLSDLAACGAQPLAFTLALTLPRVDEAWLQGFAKGLFDLADEHDCELIGGDTTSGPLAIGITVMGEVPTGQALLRSAAQAGDDIWVSGFPGLARLALEAFRGSLHPALSGDAFEAARLAMERPDPRVALGVGLRGVANAAIDVSDGLLGDLGHVLRRSRVGAALCLDALPVSPWLAERTTELQLDCILAGGDDYELVFTAPPVQRAKVQALGASLGLVLSRIGRIEAEPGLRLWRGELDLWPDDPARQAVPNQWSSFDHFKVAP, from the coding sequence CTGGGTGAATTTGATCTCATCGAAACGTTTTTCCAGCGTCCTCGGGGCGTGGGGCCGCATCGGTCCGTGATCGGCAATGGCGATGACTGCGCGGTCATCGCGCCGGCGGCCGGCATGCAGCTGGCGGTCTCGACCGACACCCTGGTGGAGGGGCGGCACTTTCTGTCCACCGTCAGCCCGGCGCGGCTGGGGCACAAGGCGCTGGCCGTCAACCTGTCGGACCTGGCGGCCTGTGGGGCCCAGCCCCTGGCTTTCACGCTGGCCTTGACCTTGCCGCGTGTGGACGAAGCCTGGCTCCAGGGCTTTGCCAAGGGCTTGTTCGATCTGGCCGACGAGCACGATTGCGAGCTCATCGGTGGCGACACCACATCCGGCCCACTGGCCATCGGCATCACCGTCATGGGCGAGGTGCCAACGGGCCAGGCGCTGTTGCGCAGTGCTGCACAAGCCGGGGATGACATCTGGGTCAGTGGTTTTCCCGGCCTGGCCCGACTGGCGCTGGAGGCCTTCCGGGGCAGCCTGCATCCGGCCTTGAGTGGCGACGCCTTCGAGGCGGCCCGCCTGGCGATGGAGCGGCCTGACCCGCGTGTGGCGCTGGGCGTCGGCTTGCGTGGTGTGGCCAACGCAGCCATTGATGTCTCCGATGGCCTGCTGGGCGACCTGGGCCATGTGCTGCGCCGCAGCCGCGTGGGTGCGGCCTTGTGCCTGGACGCCTTGCCGGTGAGCCCCTGGCTGGCCGAGCGCACCACCGAACTGCAGCTCGATTGCATCCTCGCGGGCGGTGACGATTACGAACTGGTGTTCACGGCGCCGCCAGTGCAACGCGCCAAGGTGCAGGCCTTGGGTGCCAGCCTGGGGCTGGTGCTCAGCCGCATCGGCCGCATCGAGGCCGAGCCCGGGTTGCGTTTGTGGCGCGGTGAGCTGGACCTCTGGCCGGACGACCCCGCCAGGCAGGCCGTGCCCAACCAGTGGTCCTCGTTCGACCATTTCAAGGTGGCGCCATGA
- a CDS encoding ribonuclease domain-containing protein translates to MSCVTAWLPAEALARRHAPQETGTTAESVALSALPAQAQDVHRRIFSGGPFRYAKDGVVFGNRERILPRRPRGFYHEYTVPTPGEGDRGARRIVCGGKEVRQPETCFYTADHYQSFQLIDPQR, encoded by the coding sequence CTGAGTTGTGTGACTGCGTGGCTTCCCGCTGAAGCCCTTGCCCGTCGCCATGCACCACAAGAGACAGGCACCACCGCCGAATCGGTGGCCTTGTCTGCCCTTCCTGCGCAAGCCCAAGACGTCCACCGCCGTATTTTCTCGGGTGGGCCCTTTCGTTATGCCAAGGACGGTGTGGTGTTCGGCAACCGGGAACGCATCCTGCCCCGTCGGCCACGCGGTTTCTATCACGAGTACACCGTACCCACCCCAGGCGAAGGTGACCGCGGCGCGCGGCGCATCGTTTGCGGAGGTAAAGAAGTTCGACAGCCTGAAACTTGTTTCTACACTGCGGATCACTACCAGAGCTTTCAGTTGATTGATCCCCAGCGTTGA
- a CDS encoding NADP-dependent malic enzyme has product MTTPEEKRAELKKAALEYHELPTPGKVAISATKQLTNQRDLALAYSPGVAAPCEEIVENPAAAFKYTSRGNLVAVITNGTAVLGLGDIGPLAAKPVMEGKAVLFKKFSDIDVFDIEINEKDPEKLVEIIASLEPTFGGINLEDIKAPDCFYVERKLRERMKIPVFHDDQHGTAIVVGAAILNALKVVGKDIKTAKLVTSGAGAAALACLQLLVKLGVPRENIWVTDLAGLVYEGRVELMDPDKAAFAQKTDQRKLSEAIEGADIFLGLSAGGVLKKDMVAKMAANPIIFALANPTPEILPDEVKSVRDDAIMATGRSDFPNQVNNVLCFPYIFRGALDSGATTITDEMEIAAVHAIAELAQAEQNEVVAAAYSGESLSFGPEYLIPKPFDPRLMMKIAPAVAKAAADSGVASRPVKDFVAYGEKLQSFVYASGHTMKPIFSVAKRAKNKRICYAEGENEGVMRAAQIVVDENIARPTLIGRPAVIEQRLERFGLRLKPGRDFDIVSVESDPRYREYWQSYHRLAERKGVTEQMAKIEMRRRLTLIGSMLLHKGEVDGLICGTWGSTALHLHYIDQVIGKRAGVKTYAAMTGLILPGRTVNLLDTHINYDPTAEQLAEITIMAAEEMMRFGQRPKAALLSHSNFGSSNQPSAVKMREALALIQQQAPWLEIDGEMHGDTALDADYRGQLMPRSTLTGEANLLVCPNIDAANIAYNLLKVAAGNNIALGPVLLGAAKPVTILTPSATVRRIVNMTAMTVADANAVR; this is encoded by the coding sequence ATGACCACCCCAGAAGAGAAACGCGCCGAGCTGAAAAAAGCCGCGCTTGAGTACCACGAGCTGCCCACGCCGGGCAAGGTCGCCATCTCGGCCACCAAGCAGCTCACCAACCAGCGCGACCTCGCCCTGGCCTACTCCCCCGGTGTCGCCGCGCCCTGCGAGGAAATCGTCGAGAACCCGGCGGCCGCTTTCAAGTACACCAGCCGCGGCAACCTCGTGGCCGTGATCACCAACGGCACGGCCGTGCTGGGCCTGGGCGACATCGGCCCCCTGGCCGCCAAGCCGGTGATGGAGGGCAAGGCCGTCCTGTTCAAGAAGTTCTCCGACATCGATGTGTTCGACATCGAGATCAACGAGAAGGACCCCGAAAAGCTGGTCGAGATCATCGCCTCGCTGGAGCCCACCTTCGGCGGCATCAACCTCGAAGACATCAAGGCCCCGGACTGCTTCTACGTCGAGCGCAAGCTGCGCGAGCGCATGAAGATCCCCGTCTTCCACGATGACCAGCACGGCACGGCCATCGTGGTGGGCGCCGCCATCCTCAACGCACTGAAAGTCGTCGGCAAGGACATCAAGACCGCCAAGCTGGTGACTTCCGGCGCCGGCGCCGCCGCCCTGGCCTGCCTGCAACTGCTGGTCAAGCTGGGTGTGCCGCGTGAAAACATCTGGGTGACCGACCTGGCCGGCCTGGTGTACGAAGGCCGCGTCGAGCTGATGGACCCCGACAAGGCCGCCTTCGCGCAAAAAACCGACCAGCGCAAGCTCAGCGAAGCCATTGAAGGCGCCGACATCTTCCTGGGCCTGAGCGCCGGCGGCGTCCTGAAAAAGGACATGGTGGCCAAGATGGCCGCCAATCCCATCATCTTCGCCCTGGCCAACCCCACGCCCGAGATCCTGCCCGACGAGGTCAAATCGGTGCGCGACGACGCCATCATGGCCACCGGCCGCTCGGACTTCCCCAACCAGGTCAACAACGTCCTGTGCTTCCCCTACATCTTCCGGGGTGCACTGGACTCGGGTGCGACCACCATCACCGATGAGATGGAAATCGCGGCCGTGCACGCCATTGCCGAGCTGGCCCAGGCCGAGCAGAACGAGGTCGTGGCCGCCGCCTATTCCGGCGAATCGCTGAGCTTCGGGCCCGAGTACCTGATCCCCAAGCCTTTCGACCCGCGCCTGATGATGAAGATCGCGCCGGCCGTGGCCAAAGCCGCGGCTGACTCCGGCGTCGCCTCCCGGCCCGTGAAGGACTTTGTTGCGTATGGCGAAAAGCTGCAGAGCTTCGTTTACGCCTCCGGGCACACCATGAAGCCCATCTTCAGCGTGGCCAAGCGCGCCAAGAACAAGCGCATCTGCTACGCCGAAGGTGAGAACGAAGGCGTGATGCGCGCCGCCCAGATCGTGGTGGACGAAAACATCGCCCGCCCCACGCTGATCGGCCGCCCCGCCGTGATCGAGCAGCGCCTGGAGCGCTTCGGCCTGCGCCTCAAGCCCGGCCGCGACTTCGACATCGTCAGCGTCGAGTCCGACCCGCGCTACCGCGAGTACTGGCAGAGCTACCACCGCCTGGCCGAACGCAAGGGCGTGACCGAGCAGATGGCCAAGATCGAAATGCGCCGCCGCCTGACGCTGATCGGCTCGATGCTGCTGCACAAGGGCGAAGTGGACGGCCTGATCTGCGGCACCTGGGGCTCCACGGCCCTGCACCTGCACTACATCGACCAGGTGATCGGCAAACGCGCCGGCGTCAAGACCTACGCGGCCATGACGGGCCTGATCCTGCCGGGCCGCACCGTCAACCTGCTGGACACGCACATCAACTACGACCCGACGGCCGAGCAGCTCGCCGAGATCACCATCATGGCCGCCGAGGAAATGATGCGCTTCGGCCAGCGCCCCAAGGCCGCGCTGCTGTCGCACTCGAATTTCGGATCGAGCAACCAGCCCTCGGCCGTGAAGATGCGCGAGGCCCTGGCCTTGATCCAGCAGCAGGCGCCCTGGCTGGAGATCGACGGCGAGATGCACGGTGACACCGCGCTGGACGCGGACTACCGGGGGCAGTTGATGCCACGCAGCACCCTCACGGGCGAAGCCAACCTGCTGGTCTGCCCGAACATCGACGCGGCCAACATCGCCTACAACCTGCTCAAGGTTGCGGCGGGCAACAACATCGCGCTGGGCCCGGTGCTGCTGGGCGCGGCCAAGCCCGTAACCATCCTGACGCCCTCGGCCACCGTGCGCCGCATCGTCAACATGACCGCCATGACCGTGGCCGACGCCAACGCCGTGCGTTAA